The sequence TTGGATATCGTATTTTCAATAGATAGTATCATTACTGCTGTAGGGATGACCGAGCATATACCAATAATGGTTTTAGCTGTTATTCTGACTGTTTTATCTATGCTTCTTGCGGCAGAACCTCTTGCGAAATTTATTCATGCCAACCCTACTATAGTCATGTTAGCACTTGGTTTTTTGCTGCTAATCGGAACCACATTAATTGCTGATGGGTTTGGAGCTCATTTACCAAAGGGCTATATATATTCCGCCATGGCTTTCTCAGTGTTAATTGAAGGGTTGAATATGCTTTCTAGGAGAGCGCGAAAGAAACTGTGATAGAAAATTATTCTTCATTAACCGGAGGGTCAGGCTATAACAAGGCCAAGCACACACGCCGCTGCGCGGCTGGACGTCAAAGCTCCGCTTTGCCGCCCGTGTTGGCGGCGTTGAGGCTGTAGAAAAACTTAATATTCTCGGTGTTTTTTGATAAAATACGGCATCTACACGGAGAGTCTACATGCCAAATTTCAAATCCTACGATTACAACCAAACAGCCATGGTTGTTATTAACTTCGAAGAGCAGCTTCAGCCCAATACCTTCGAATATACACTTCATCATCTCATCAGCAACCGCCTTGATTTATCTGCCTTCAACGACAAATATAAAAACGATAAAGGCGGCCGATCAGCCTACGACCCAGCGGTACTGTTA is a genomic window of Dasania marina DSM 21967 containing:
- a CDS encoding transposase — its product is MPNFKSYDYNQTAMVVINFEEQLQPNTFEYTLHHLISNRLDLSAFNDKYKNDKGGRSAYDPAVLL